The following proteins are encoded in a genomic region of Enterocloster clostridioformis:
- a CDS encoding LCP family protein, with protein MSWLRNHKNLVCRLAVGAAALSLTCFIWTGVKLYRDRKVLEAEIAARNHGKQYEVQEDSMCSFSGDVVEYKGKQYRRNSYVKAILCMGIDRSGNMTEKTTTGFGGQADGLFLIAQDTVRNTIKILMIPRDTMTDIMLTDLSGNELGKDMQHLNLAYAYGDGRERSCEYMVEAVSELFGGLKIEWYMAADTNAIPVLNDEVGGVTVTIGTEGMESRDPALVKGETVTLQGKQAEIFVRYRDIRVDHSALYRMDQQQQYIKGFFEAVQKHSVKDSGLVVRLFDRVQEYMVTNMAKDQYLKVAMDAVGSGKLSDEDFYTVPGEGVVTPRYDEFYADKEALTPILLELFYREIE; from the coding sequence ATGAGCTGGCTCCGAAACCATAAGAATTTGGTATGCCGGCTGGCTGTGGGTGCTGCGGCCCTTTCACTTACCTGTTTTATATGGACAGGTGTGAAACTGTATCGGGACAGGAAGGTCCTGGAGGCAGAGATTGCAGCCAGGAATCACGGGAAACAGTATGAGGTACAGGAAGACAGTATGTGCAGTTTTAGCGGAGATGTTGTGGAATATAAGGGAAAACAGTACAGACGCAACAGCTATGTCAAGGCTATTTTGTGTATGGGGATAGACCGGTCGGGAAATATGACGGAGAAGACCACCACTGGTTTCGGAGGACAGGCGGACGGTTTATTTTTGATAGCCCAGGATACAGTAAGGAATACCATAAAGATATTGATGATACCCCGGGATACCATGACCGACATCATGCTCACTGATTTAAGCGGAAATGAGTTGGGAAAAGACATGCAGCATCTGAACCTGGCTTATGCGTATGGGGATGGACGGGAGAGAAGCTGTGAATATATGGTGGAAGCAGTATCTGAGCTTTTTGGAGGATTGAAAATAGAGTGGTACATGGCAGCTGATACAAATGCCATCCCTGTGTTGAATGATGAAGTCGGCGGGGTTACCGTAACCATTGGAACAGAAGGAATGGAATCCAGGGACCCAGCGCTGGTGAAAGGGGAAACCGTAACTCTGCAAGGAAAACAGGCGGAGATATTCGTTCGATACCGTGATATTCGTGTTGATCACTCGGCATTGTACCGGATGGACCAGCAGCAGCAATACATAAAAGGTTTTTTTGAGGCAGTCCAGAAGCATTCGGTTAAAGACAGCGGGCTTGTGGTCAGATTGTTTGACCGGGTTCAGGAATACATGGTTACTAATATGGCCAAGGACCAATATCTTAAAGTAGCCATGGACGCGGTGGGCAGTGGAAAACTGAGTGATGAAGATTTTTACACAGTGCCTGGTGAAGGCGTGGTGACCCCCAGATATGATGAATTTTATGCTGACAAAGAAGCATTGACGCCTATACTGCTGGAGCTGTTTTATCGGGAGATTGAATAG
- a CDS encoding sugar transferase, translating into MYRKTDKGWLKHCDFTLIDAVCLQVAYIAAYFIRQGIRWPYASRLYRNMAFVFLFIQVFVTFFGESFKNVLKRGKFKEFTETLKHVCLVILIAAFYLFATQKGEEYSRITLVTTGILYVVISYIARIYWKKYLLTRGLEGKGKRSLLILTSKGMVEEVVQNILNKNYECFHIIGVSLLDADWAGRTINGVTIVTDKNGIAEYVCHEWVDEVFINLPKDMPLPQELMDDFIDMGVTVHLKLIEMGRLKGQIQHVERLGNYTVLTSCINMASWRQAFVKRTMDIAGGMLGCILAGILFLFVAPCIYIQSPGPIFFSQVRIGKNGKRFKLYKFRSMYMDAEERKKELMNQNRVKDGMMFKIENDPRIIGGKKGIGNFIRNYSIDEFPQFWNVLKGDMSLVGTRPPTVDEWEKYDLRHRVRLSVKPGITGMWQVSGRSEITDFEEVVKLDKKYITEWRMGLDIKILLQTVQAVLGRDGAM; encoded by the coding sequence ATGTATCGAAAAACAGATAAAGGCTGGCTGAAGCATTGTGACTTTACCTTAATAGATGCAGTATGCCTTCAGGTCGCATATATTGCTGCATATTTTATACGCCAGGGGATCCGTTGGCCTTATGCTAGCCGGTTGTACCGAAATATGGCATTTGTATTTCTGTTCATACAAGTATTCGTAACTTTTTTTGGCGAGAGCTTTAAAAATGTGTTAAAGAGGGGAAAATTTAAAGAGTTTACGGAAACATTGAAGCACGTATGCCTGGTTATACTGATTGCGGCTTTTTATCTGTTTGCGACTCAAAAGGGGGAAGAGTATTCCAGAATAACCTTAGTAACAACAGGTATTTTATATGTTGTTATTAGTTACATAGCCAGGATTTATTGGAAGAAGTATTTATTAACAAGAGGTTTGGAAGGAAAAGGAAAGCGTTCTTTACTTATTCTTACATCCAAGGGAATGGTGGAAGAAGTGGTACAGAATATTCTAAATAAAAATTATGAATGTTTTCATATCATAGGTGTATCTTTGTTGGACGCGGATTGGGCTGGGAGAACTATAAATGGAGTAACCATAGTGACAGACAAAAATGGGATTGCAGAGTATGTGTGCCACGAATGGGTGGATGAAGTGTTTATAAATCTGCCAAAGGACATGCCTTTGCCCCAGGAGCTTATGGATGATTTCATTGACATGGGTGTCACCGTACATCTGAAGCTGATTGAGATGGGAAGGTTAAAGGGACAGATACAGCATGTGGAGCGTTTGGGAAATTATACGGTTCTTACCAGCTGCATTAATATGGCGTCGTGGAGACAGGCATTTGTTAAGAGGACCATGGATATTGCAGGCGGGATGTTAGGTTGTATATTGGCAGGAATATTGTTCTTGTTCGTGGCACCTTGTATCTATATTCAGTCACCGGGACCGATTTTCTTTTCGCAGGTGCGTATTGGAAAGAATGGCAAGAGATTTAAATTATATAAGTTCCGCAGTATGTATATGGATGCGGAAGAACGTAAAAAGGAATTAATGAATCAGAACCGTGTAAAAGACGGGATGATGTTTAAGATAGAGAATGACCCCAGAATTATAGGCGGAAAAAAGGGAATTGGAAATTTCATCAGGAATTATTCCATTGACGAGTTCCCTCAGTTCTGGAATGTGCTTAAAGGAGATATGAGCCTGGTGGGCACCAGGCCGCCTACTGTGGATGAGTGGGAGAAATATGATTTACGCCATAGGGTCAGGCTGAGCGTAAAACCAGGAATTACAGGTATGTGGCAGGTTAGCGGGAGAAGTGAGATTACGGATTTTGAAGAGGTCGTGAAACTGGATAAAAAATACATAACTGAGTGGAGGATGGGATTGGATATTAAGATTCTGCTTCAGACAGTGCAGGCTGTGTTGGGGAGAGACGGGGCGATGTAG
- a CDS encoding NAD-dependent epimerase/dehydratase family protein, whose translation MSCVDLKGKTILVTGAAGFIGSNLVKRLYSDVEDVTVIGIDNMNDYYDVRLKEARLKELSVHPSFVFVKGSIADKETIIEIFDKYKPQIVANLAAQAGVRYSITNPDAYVESNLIGFYNILEACRHSYDDGATGVEHLVYASSSSVYGSNKKVPYSTDDKVDNPVSLYAATKKSNELLAHAYSKLYNIPSTGLRFFTVYGPAGRPDMAYFGFTNKLVNGKTIKIFNYGNCKRDFTYIDDIVEGVVRVMQKAPDKVNGEDGLPLPPYAVYNIGNNNPENLLDFVQILSEELVRAGVLSEDYDFEAHKELVPMQPGDVPVTYADTSALERDFGFKPSTSLRDGLRKFAEWYKEFYMNENK comes from the coding sequence ATGAGTTGTGTGGATTTAAAAGGCAAAACAATATTGGTTACAGGAGCTGCCGGTTTTATTGGTAGTAATCTTGTGAAGCGCCTGTACAGCGATGTGGAGGATGTGACAGTTATCGGCATCGATAATATGAACGACTATTATGATGTCCGACTGAAGGAGGCACGACTTAAAGAACTGTCTGTTCATCCTTCTTTTGTTTTTGTGAAAGGCAGCATCGCTGATAAAGAAACTATTATTGAAATTTTTGATAAATACAAGCCGCAGATAGTTGCGAATCTGGCTGCGCAGGCTGGTGTGCGGTATTCCATCACGAACCCGGATGCCTATGTCGAATCTAACCTGATTGGCTTTTATAACATCTTGGAGGCTTGCCGTCATTCCTATGATGATGGAGCAACAGGTGTGGAGCATTTGGTATATGCTTCAAGCTCTTCGGTCTACGGTTCTAATAAGAAGGTTCCGTACAGCACGGATGATAAGGTAGATAATCCGGTAAGCCTATATGCGGCAACGAAGAAGAGCAACGAGCTTTTAGCCCACGCTTATTCCAAGCTCTACAACATTCCATCCACGGGATTGCGGTTCTTTACAGTTTATGGTCCCGCTGGTCGTCCAGATATGGCGTACTTTGGTTTCACCAATAAGCTGGTGAATGGCAAAACGATCAAGATTTTCAATTATGGCAACTGCAAGCGTGATTTTACATATATAGATGACATTGTCGAGGGTGTTGTACGTGTGATGCAAAAAGCGCCGGATAAGGTAAATGGCGAAGATGGTCTACCGTTACCGCCATATGCGGTTTATAACATCGGCAACAACAATCCGGAGAACCTGCTGGATTTCGTGCAGATTTTGAGCGAAGAATTGGTGCGGGCTGGTGTACTGTCGGAAGATTATGACTTTGAAGCTCATAAGGAGCTTGTGCCGATGCAGCCAGGAGATGTGCCAGTGACTTATGCGGATACAAGTGCTTTGGAGCGAGATTTTGGATTTAAACCGAGTACGAGCCTGAGAGACGGTCTGAGGAAATTCGCTGAGTGGTACAAAGAGTTTTATATGAATGAAAATAAATAA